The Nitrosomonas sp. sh817 genome includes a window with the following:
- a CDS encoding DUF5995 family protein: MSPTSFPSAIASPATTIDEVITQLTAIVEWSKQNNSRIGYFAALYRKVTIQVKKGIQENYFDDGPRMERLDVIFANRYIRACYLHFTDQTPTKSWVRAFDATQHWWPIVLQHLLLGMNAHINLDLGIAAAETMPPGELQNLKGDFDKINEVLAGLVGGVQSELAQIWPVLGLLNRFLGSVQTAIINFSMEKARDAAWSFAEKLSPLPGPQRQQAIREKDEMMALFSNVISHPGFYGSFITGIIRLGERGTTRQRIEILE; this comes from the coding sequence ATGTCGCCCACCAGCTTTCCTTCCGCCATTGCTTCCCCGGCCACAACCATTGACGAAGTCATTACGCAATTAACCGCCATCGTCGAATGGTCAAAACAAAATAATTCCCGCATCGGCTACTTCGCCGCGCTGTACCGCAAAGTGACGATCCAGGTCAAGAAAGGCATTCAGGAAAATTATTTTGACGACGGTCCGCGCATGGAACGGCTCGATGTGATTTTCGCTAATCGTTACATTCGCGCCTGTTATCTGCACTTTACCGATCAAACCCCGACCAAATCTTGGGTGCGGGCGTTTGACGCCACGCAACATTGGTGGCCGATCGTGTTGCAACATTTGTTACTGGGCATGAATGCGCACATCAATCTGGATCTCGGCATCGCCGCAGCGGAAACCATGCCGCCGGGAGAACTGCAAAACCTCAAGGGTGATTTCGACAAAATCAATGAAGTCCTGGCGGGTTTGGTCGGCGGCGTGCAAAGCGAATTGGCGCAGATCTGGCCGGTGCTGGGGTTGCTCAACCGCTTTCTGGGCTCGGTGCAAACCGCCATCATCAATTTCAGCATGGAAAAAGCCCGCGATGCCGCCTGGTCATTCGCGGAGAAGTTATCGCCGTTGCCGGGGCCGCAACGCCAACAGGCAATCCGGGAAAAAGACGAGATGATGGCATTGTTTTCCAACGTGATTTCTCATCCGGGGTTTTATGGCTCGTTCATTACCGGCATCATCCGCTTGGGTGAACGTGGCACAACGCGTCAACGCATCGAAATTCTAGAGTGA
- a CDS encoding IS630 family transposase, with amino-acid sequence MEKIDARTLKDEALHERRRQVIRLYKRGSTSVQIAQITELSDTAVKKIIRLYETAGAAGLKPGRRGRSVGDKRSLSEEQELRLQRLICDKRPEQLKMDFALWNRGAVSQLIQQECGLSMPIRTVGHYLKRWGFTPQKPIRRAYEQRPEAVKQWLNEQYPEIARRARTEGGEIHWGDETALVNTDVRGRGFAPKGKTPVAYAPGTRQRLSMIATVTNKGCARWQIIDGNFNSDRLIEFFELLIKDTEKKVFLILDNLRVHHSKPVKAWLEENKEKIECFYLPSYSPELNPEERLNSDLKQAIGSKVPTRTKEKLRNAANDHMTMLENNPERVASYFQDPYVKYAA; translated from the coding sequence ATGGAGAAAATAGATGCAAGAACCTTAAAGGATGAAGCGCTGCATGAACGGCGGCGGCAAGTGATTCGTCTTTACAAGCGAGGCAGCACTTCTGTGCAAATAGCGCAAATAACGGAACTGAGCGACACGGCTGTGAAGAAGATTATTCGACTTTATGAAACAGCTGGCGCAGCTGGACTAAAACCTGGTAGACGGGGACGAAGCGTGGGTGACAAGCGCAGCCTCAGCGAAGAGCAGGAGTTGAGATTGCAACGGCTTATTTGCGATAAGCGTCCTGAGCAACTGAAGATGGATTTTGCATTGTGGAATCGTGGCGCGGTGAGTCAGTTAATCCAGCAGGAATGTGGCCTATCCATGCCGATACGTACGGTGGGGCACTACCTTAAACGATGGGGGTTTACCCCGCAGAAGCCGATCCGGCGTGCTTACGAACAACGCCCGGAAGCGGTAAAGCAATGGCTCAATGAGCAATACCCGGAGATAGCCAGACGCGCTCGAACTGAAGGCGGTGAAATTCACTGGGGTGATGAAACAGCACTAGTCAACACGGATGTGCGAGGACGTGGTTTTGCACCCAAGGGAAAAACGCCGGTAGCCTATGCGCCTGGTACACGACAACGACTGTCAATGATTGCCACAGTGACAAACAAAGGTTGTGCACGGTGGCAGATTATCGATGGCAATTTCAATTCGGATCGGCTCATTGAGTTTTTTGAGCTTCTGATCAAAGATACGGAGAAAAAAGTGTTCTTGATCCTGGATAATTTGAGAGTACACCACAGCAAACCAGTAAAGGCTTGGCTGGAAGAAAATAAGGAAAAAATCGAATGCTTTTATTTGCCCAGCTACAGTCCGGAATTAAATCCAGAAGAGCGATTAAATTCAGATTTGAAACAGGCTATCGGTTCTAAAGTGCCGACGCGTACCAAGGAAAAATTGCGTAACGCTGCCAACGATCACATGACGATGCTGGAGAACAATCCAGAGCGTGTTGCTTCTTACTTCCAAGATCCATATGTAAAATATGCCGCTTAA
- a CDS encoding IS5 family transposase encodes MQSSFSELEYAAKKKQTRRDRFLVEIEAATPWTSLLNVIAPYYPVSGRRGHPPIGLERMLRMYIVQQCFGFSDEGAEDAVYDSQAIRCFVGIDLNREAVPDATTLLRFRHLLEAHHLTESIFDAINAHLAERGLFLREGTIVDATLISAPPSTKNREGKRDSEMHQTRKGKQWHFGMKVHIGVDAQSGLVHTLIGTAANVHDVTQAQALLHGDETDVFGDAGYLGVEKREENLELPVTWHIAMRPSKRKALPKTTAGELMEKLEHAKASIRAKVEHPFHVVKNLFMHRKTRYKGMAKNNAQMFSLFGLANLLLARRWLCSSDSQIAS; translated from the coding sequence ATGCAATCAAGCTTTTCTGAGCTGGAATATGCGGCAAAGAAGAAACAAACCCGGCGTGATCGTTTTCTGGTTGAGATTGAAGCTGCAACACCGTGGACATCCCTGCTGAATGTTATAGCTCCGTATTATCCGGTTAGCGGTAGGCGAGGTCATCCACCGATTGGTTTGGAACGGATGCTGAGGATGTATATTGTGCAACAGTGCTTTGGTTTTTCGGATGAAGGCGCGGAAGATGCTGTATACGACAGTCAAGCAATCCGCTGCTTTGTTGGTATTGATCTGAATCGGGAAGCAGTACCGGATGCGACGACTCTGCTGAGATTTCGCCATTTGCTGGAAGCGCATCATCTGACGGAATCCATTTTTGATGCAATCAATGCACATTTGGCTGAACGCGGACTATTTCTTCGCGAAGGTACGATTGTTGATGCTACGCTGATCTCAGCGCCTCCTTCGACCAAGAATAGAGAAGGAAAACGCGATAGCGAAATGCATCAAACCAGGAAAGGCAAGCAGTGGCACTTCGGCATGAAGGTACACATCGGTGTCGATGCGCAATCAGGGCTTGTTCATACCCTGATCGGAACGGCAGCCAATGTCCACGATGTTACTCAGGCACAGGCGCTGCTGCATGGTGATGAAACCGATGTATTTGGTGATGCGGGCTATCTGGGCGTTGAGAAACGAGAAGAGAATCTTGAATTGCCCGTAACCTGGCATATCGCGATGCGCCCTTCCAAGCGCAAGGCATTGCCCAAAACAACAGCAGGCGAACTGATGGAGAAGCTTGAACATGCAAAAGCCAGCATTCGTGCCAAAGTTGAGCATCCCTTTCATGTCGTAAAGAATCTGTTCATGCATCGCAAAACTCGCTACAAAGGAATGGCCAAAAATAATGCTCAGATGTTTTCACTGTTTGGGCTTGCCAACTTGCTGCTGGCTCGCCGGTGGTTATGTAGCTCTGACAGCCAGATTGCGTCTTAA
- a CDS encoding malate dehydrogenase has translation MKSPIRIAVTGATGQICYNLLYRIAAGDMLGKDQPVILQLHDVTEAQPFFEGVVMELYDCAFPLLAGIVTTDNPEVAFDNADIALLVGARPRGENMERKDLLTANGPIFISQGRALNAAAKRDVKILVVGNPANTNAYITLKNAPDLDPGNFSAMLRLDHNRALSQVALKLRAPVSGIKRMIVWGNHSNTQFPDLSHAMFGNDKVSTLINDAGWVEHHFIPTVQKRGAAIIEARRGKSSAASAANAIINHMQDWIFGTREGDWVSMGVPSNGSYGIPSGVIYSFPVTCQNGRYRIVEDLEITGADNEKMQASYRELVAEQEAIRHLLV, from the coding sequence ATGAAATCGCCTATTCGTATCGCCGTCACCGGAGCAACCGGGCAGATTTGTTATAACCTGTTATATCGCATTGCTGCGGGTGACATGCTTGGCAAAGATCAGCCGGTCATTTTGCAATTGCACGATGTGACCGAAGCGCAACCGTTCTTTGAAGGCGTGGTAATGGAGCTTTATGACTGCGCCTTTCCGTTGCTGGCAGGCATTGTTACCACCGACAATCCGGAAGTTGCATTCGATAATGCCGACATCGCCCTGCTGGTCGGGGCGCGGCCACGCGGTGAAAATATGGAACGGAAAGACTTGCTCACAGCGAATGGCCCGATATTCATTTCGCAAGGAAGGGCGTTGAACGCCGCAGCCAAACGCGACGTGAAGATTCTAGTGGTTGGCAATCCGGCCAATACCAATGCGTATATCACCTTGAAAAACGCCCCTGACTTGGATCCCGGCAACTTTTCGGCGATGCTGCGGCTGGATCACAATCGCGCCTTGTCGCAAGTGGCGTTAAAACTCCGGGCACCGGTGTCCGGCATCAAAAGAATGATCGTATGGGGCAATCACTCCAACACGCAATTCCCGGATTTAAGTCACGCCATGTTCGGCAATGACAAAGTATCAACGCTGATCAACGATGCCGGATGGGTCGAACACCACTTTATCCCGACCGTGCAAAAACGCGGCGCGGCGATCATTGAAGCGCGCCGCGGCAAATCCAGCGCGGCCAGCGCCGCCAATGCGATTATCAATCACATGCAAGATTGGATCTTCGGTACCCGGGAAGGCGATTGGGTATCAATGGGGGTACCGTCGAACGGCAGTTACGGGATACCCAGCGGTGTGATTTATAGTTTCCCGGTCACTTGCCAAAATGGCCGGTATCGAATTGTCGAAGATCTGGAAATCACCGGCGCGGATAACGAGAAAATGCAAGCCAGTTACCGCGAACTGGTCGCCGAACAAGAAGCCATCCGGCACTTATTGGTTTAA
- a CDS encoding lytic murein transglycosylase, whose product MPVIVFSIPSIKSPLNIRSLQAVIVAFSVLLLIHPAEASNPQFGECISRMKDQARSEGISDKTIQQVLGKARYLPRVIELDRRQPEFTQTFANYFGTRISEERIQRGRELLTRHRELLRQIERESGIPAQFLVSFWGLETNYGGFFGDFRITDSLATLACDPRRSGYFTQELLNAMRIVDAGDIAAERMIGSWAGAMGHMQFMPSTFLRYARDIDGDGRRDLWGSIPDAMGSAANFLRQLGWVPGLNWGQEVRLPPSFDYSLAGRDQMMSYAEWQRLGVAAISGASLGPAEQKAALLVPSGHQGPAFLVTQNFHVIMRWNRSEFYALSVGHLADRIAGAARLHRMPPVETIKISREQVRQLQRDLLALGIDAGEADGVLGSATRKAISRFQQRTQRIADGHLDAALLVAIREAANGVMQQMVE is encoded by the coding sequence ATGCCGGTGATCGTGTTCAGCATTCCTTCAATCAAGTCTCCATTAAATATCAGGAGTTTGCAGGCAGTTATTGTTGCATTCTCGGTTTTATTGTTAATACATCCGGCAGAAGCCAGTAATCCCCAGTTTGGCGAATGCATCTCCAGAATGAAGGATCAAGCGAGGAGCGAAGGTATTTCAGACAAAACCATCCAACAGGTTCTGGGGAAAGCAAGATATCTGCCGCGCGTGATTGAACTGGACCGGCGCCAGCCCGAATTCACGCAAACATTCGCAAACTACTTTGGTACGCGCATCAGCGAAGAACGCATTCAGCGCGGACGGGAGCTATTGACCAGGCATCGCGAGCTGCTGCGGCAGATTGAGCGGGAATCGGGCATACCGGCGCAATTTCTGGTTTCATTTTGGGGACTGGAAACCAACTACGGCGGTTTCTTTGGAGATTTCCGGATCACCGATTCGCTGGCGACATTGGCTTGCGATCCGCGCCGTAGCGGCTATTTTACGCAGGAACTGCTGAATGCGATGCGCATCGTTGATGCCGGCGATATTGCCGCAGAGCGGATGATCGGGTCTTGGGCGGGTGCGATGGGGCATATGCAATTCATGCCGTCGACTTTTTTAAGGTACGCCAGAGATATCGACGGCGACGGACGCCGCGATCTGTGGGGGAGTATTCCGGATGCGATGGGTTCCGCAGCCAATTTTTTACGCCAATTGGGCTGGGTGCCGGGTTTAAACTGGGGGCAAGAAGTGCGTTTGCCGCCATCTTTCGATTATTCCCTGGCGGGGCGCGATCAGATGATGAGCTATGCCGAGTGGCAGCGCCTTGGCGTAGCGGCGATATCTGGTGCATCGCTGGGTCCTGCGGAGCAAAAAGCCGCACTGCTGGTGCCTTCCGGTCATCAAGGGCCGGCTTTCTTGGTGACCCAGAACTTCCACGTGATCATGCGCTGGAATCGCTCGGAATTTTATGCATTATCTGTCGGACATCTGGCCGACCGGATCGCGGGTGCTGCGCGATTGCACCGCATGCCGCCCGTTGAAACCATCAAAATTTCGCGTGAACAAGTGCGCCAACTGCAAAGGGATTTACTGGCATTGGGAATCGACGCCGGTGAAGCGGACGGCGTGCTGGGTTCCGCAACGCGGAAAGCGATCAGCCGTTTCCAGCAGAGAACGCAACGCATCGCCGACGGCCATCTCGATGCCGCCTTGTTGGTTGCGATTCGCGAGGCGGCAAACGGGGTAATGCAACAAATGGTGGAGTAG